The Winogradskyella schleiferi genome has a window encoding:
- a CDS encoding RagB/SusD family nutrient uptake outer membrane protein yields MKNLKIIYVFIALFVMASCSDDFVDIDSNNENSEDFFNSEEDYQDALIGAYDLLQATYLNVLLGEIASDNTLAGGENANDVPGFQQIDDMIHTPINAQLRSIWQWMYAGVYRANYIMEFQDKTDFPGKAGVLAQTRFLRAYYYFELVKWFGDVPFAVDTRIQFGDQFSIPRTPKAEIYAQIELDLIYAADNLPYVQSQAGRITKGAAQALLGKVYLFQDKFAEAAAVLEDVIDNGPYDLISDYSTMFENDNENNIESVFEVQYTDLEGAGFGCLQCSEGNVAVGFNGIRGYNGPLFESGFSFNVPTQEVVDEFEEGDMRLETAILDIDAWAADTGATYSTGYEHTGYYNRKYISRQGDANIGDANLTNPNNYRAIRFADVLLMAAEALNRGGISDDRAQMYLNRVRERAFGNADNNVSATGSALTEAIYHERRVELVGEGHRFFDLVRTGRAASEIDGFQTGKNEVFPIPLIEIQLAGNQWEQNPNY; encoded by the coding sequence ATGAAAAATTTAAAAATAATATACGTTTTTATAGCATTGTTTGTCATGGCTTCATGCAGTGACGACTTCGTAGATATAGATTCAAACAATGAAAATTCTGAAGATTTTTTCAATTCGGAAGAAGATTACCAAGATGCCCTAATTGGAGCATACGATTTATTGCAGGCAACCTACTTAAACGTTTTACTTGGTGAAATAGCATCAGATAATACATTGGCTGGTGGAGAAAACGCGAATGATGTGCCTGGGTTTCAGCAAATCGATGATATGATCCATACGCCTATTAACGCTCAATTGAGGTCTATTTGGCAATGGATGTATGCAGGTGTTTATAGAGCTAATTACATCATGGAATTTCAAGATAAAACGGACTTTCCAGGAAAAGCAGGAGTTTTGGCGCAAACCAGATTCTTAAGAGCCTATTATTACTTTGAATTGGTAAAATGGTTTGGTGATGTCCCGTTTGCTGTGGATACACGTATCCAATTTGGAGATCAATTTTCAATTCCTAGAACACCAAAGGCTGAGATCTATGCACAAATAGAGTTAGACTTAATTTATGCGGCAGACAATTTACCATATGTACAATCTCAGGCAGGTAGAATTACCAAAGGGGCTGCGCAAGCTTTATTGGGTAAAGTCTATCTTTTCCAGGATAAATTTGCTGAAGCTGCGGCAGTTTTAGAGGATGTTATAGATAATGGACCTTATGATCTAATCTCAGATTATAGTACCATGTTTGAAAACGATAACGAGAATAATATAGAATCAGTTTTCGAAGTTCAATATACAGATCTTGAGGGCGCAGGCTTTGGCTGTCTGCAATGTAGTGAAGGAAATGTTGCGGTAGGGTTTAATGGTATTAGAGGCTATAATGGCCCATTGTTTGAATCTGGCTTTAGTTTCAATGTTCCAACACAGGAAGTTGTAGACGAGTTTGAAGAAGGTGATATGAGATTGGAAACCGCTATTTTAGATATAGATGCTTGGGCTGCCGATACTGGTGCTACTTATAGCACTGGTTATGAGCATACAGGTTATTATAATAGAAAGTATATCTCAAGACAAGGAGACGCCAATATTGGAGATGCGAATTTAACCAATCCTAATAATTACCGAGCAATTAGATTTGCAGATGTCCTATTAATGGCTGCGGAAGCGCTTAATAGAGGAGGTATTAGTGATGATAGGGCTCAAATGTACCTAAACCGTGTACGAGAGCGTGCGTTCGGAAACGCTGATAATAACGTCTCAGCCACAGGAAGTGCATTAACAGAAGCAATATACCATGAGCGTAGAGTTGAGTTAGTAGGTGAAGGTCATCGTTTCTTCGATTTAGTAAGAACAGGTAGAGCTGCTTCAGAAATTGACGGATTCCAAACTGGTAAGAATGAAGTATTTCCAATACCTTTAATTGAAATCCAATTAGCTGGAAATCAATGGGAACAAAATCCAAATTATTAA
- a CDS encoding glucan endo-1,3-beta-D-glucosidase: MKNLKYIVLSLFSMVVITGCQDDDIEFGDITAPTNIQIDVDIQGADADNPNGDGSGIVNFITTADNVISFQYSYNGSVSSAPAGAQSYNFSILGLNTYSVTVIAFGTGGASTSKTIEVEVLSTYEPPADLITMLTANSSRTWRIKSEAPGHFGLGAIGGDLNGFFSAPPEDKAGVGMYDDRYIFNIDGTFTHITDNTNDDPDLNTDGTVFGRENLIDELNGPAPQDATANGADIENYPYFDYSEQWFLTGPGGVETLNLTGIGFLGYYIGGDHTYIIESRSANEMTVRSTDGNGEFDWGFILIAE, encoded by the coding sequence ATGAAAAATTTAAAATATATAGTATTGAGTTTATTCTCAATGGTAGTAATTACGGGATGTCAAGATGATGATATTGAGTTTGGTGACATTACTGCACCAACAAATATTCAAATTGATGTTGATATACAAGGTGCAGATGCAGATAATCCCAATGGCGATGGTAGTGGAATTGTTAATTTTATTACTACTGCGGATAATGTAATTTCATTTCAATACAGTTATAATGGTAGTGTAAGTTCAGCACCTGCTGGTGCTCAATCTTATAATTTTTCAATATTGGGCTTAAATACCTATTCTGTAACTGTAATTGCATTCGGTACAGGTGGTGCTTCAACTAGTAAAACGATTGAAGTAGAGGTGCTTTCAACTTATGAGCCGCCAGCTGATTTAATAACAATGTTGACGGCAAATAGTTCTAGAACATGGCGAATTAAAAGTGAGGCCCCTGGGCACTTTGGTTTAGGAGCCATTGGAGGTGATCTAAATGGCTTTTTTAGTGCTCCACCTGAAGATAAAGCTGGTGTTGGAATGTATGACGATAGATATATCTTTAATATTGATGGTACCTTTACACATATCACAGATAATACAAATGATGATCCAGATTTGAATACTGATGGTACCGTTTTTGGTCGTGAGAACTTAATAGATGAATTAAATGGTCCGGCACCTCAAGATGCTACAGCAAATGGCGCAGATATTGAAAATTATCCTTACTTCGATTATTCTGAACAATGGTTTCTTACAGGACCTGGTGGTGTAGAAACTTTAAACCTTACTGGTATAGGGTTTTTAGGATACTATATTGGTGGTGATCATACTTACATTATAGAAAGTCGTTCTGCAAACGAAATGACTGTAAGATCCACAGATGGGAATGGTGAATTTGATTGGGGATTTATTCTAATAGCTGAATAA